Proteins co-encoded in one Salarias fasciatus chromosome 4, fSalaFa1.1, whole genome shotgun sequence genomic window:
- the LOC115386661 gene encoding mitogen-activated protein kinase kinase kinase 14-like gives MSKYYFYLSSLSQLHSAEMQEQLLSCLSSGPYSNWEPWDKKDSGRWSLSLGDDLSSGVFSSNSQPDAPVFSVDLLGHTQVPPPCCFEGVDVCIRDFSRRSIRIREARRVKVGHIATGISDQISERVFTLQTPHGRHVAHDDEVQDSGLEPDPLPDIPLQ, from the exons ATTTCTACCTGAGCAGTCTGTCGCAGCTTCACTCGGCGGAGATGCAGGAGCAGCTCCTGTCCTGTCTCAGCAGCGGTCCGTATTCCAACTGGGAGCCATGGGACAAGAAG GACTCCGGCCGCTGGTCCCTGAGCCTCGGAGACGACCTCAGCTCCGGCGTCTTCTCCTCCAACAGTCAGCCGGACGCGCCGGTGTTCAGCGTGGATCTGCTGGGCCACACTCAAGtgccgccgccctgctgcttTGAAG GTGTGGACGTCTGCATCCGAGACTTCAGCCGGAGGAGCATTCGCATCAGAGAGGCCCGGCGGGTGAAGGTGGGCCACATCGCCACAGGAATCAGCGATCAG ATCTCGGAGAGGGTGTTCACACTGCAGACCCCGCACGGCCGGCACGTGGCGCACGACGACGAGGTGCAGGACTCCGGTCTGGAGCCAGACCCGTtgccagacattc CCTTGCAGTGA